The Streptococcus sanguinis genome contains the following window.
TATTTTAAGGGAGCGATATTTCAGGGAGCCATGTCTGGAGCAGATGCCTTCTTTTTCCCGTCCTATGAGGAAACTGAAGGAATTGTTGTCCTGGAAGCCTTGGCCAGTGAGCAGAATGTTGTGCTGCGTGATATTCCGGTCTATCAGGGCTGGGTGGATGAGCGTTCAGCCGAGCTCTGTCATAACGTAGACGAGTTTGTCCAGTCTCTGAGAAATATCTTGGATAAAAAGGTGGATAAGCGTGAAGCAGGCTATCAAGTGGCTAAAAGCCGAGCCATTGACGATGTTTCAGGTCAGTTAGTTGAGGCTTATCAAACAGTTTTGGAGATGTAAGATGCGTATTGGTCTTTTTACAGATACCTACTTTCCTCAGGTCTCTGGGGTTGCAACCAGTATTCGGACTTTGAAGACGGAGCTGGAAAAATTAGGTCACACGGTATTTATTTTTACGACGACGGACAAGGATGTCAATCGTTATGAAGATTGGCAGATTATTCGGATTCCCAGCGTACCTTTCTTTGCCTTTAAGGACCGAAGAGTGGCTTACCGAGGATTTTCTCACGCCTTAGAAATTGCCCGCCAGTACCAGCTGGATATTATCCATACCCAGACTGAGTTTTCACTAGGGCTGCTGGGGATTTGGATTGCCAAAGAGCTGCGGATTCCGGTAGTACATACCTATCACACCCAGTATGAAGATTATGTGCACTATATTGCCAAGGGGATGGTTATCCGTCCTAGTATGGTCAAGTACATCGTCCGTGGCTTCATGAGTGATTTGGATGGGGTTATCTGCCCTAGTGAGATTGTTTATGACCTTTTGGTTAATTATAAAATCGAAGCAGAAAAACGGGTAATTCCGACAGGGATTGAGCTGGCGAAGTTTGAGCGGCCAGAAATTTCGCGTGAGGATATCAAGAAGCTGCGTTTCAAGCTAGGACTGGCTGAAGATGAGATTATGCTGCTCAGTCTGTCCCGTATTTCTTATGAAAAGAATATCCAGGCTATCGTCGAGGCGATGCCTGCCGTCCTTGAAGAAAATGACAAAGTCAAGCTAGTTATTGTCGGCGACGGTCCTTATGCGGAAGACTTGAAAGAACTGGTTGCCAAGCTTCAGATTGAAGAAGCTGTCATCTTTACAGGGATGATTGCTCCTAGTGATACGGCCCTTTACTATAAAGCTGCGGATTTCTTTATCTCTGCGTCAACCAGTGAGACTCAAGGTCTGACATATCTGGAAAGCTTAGCCAGCGGCACACCGATTATTGCCCATGGAAATCCTTATCTGGATAATGTTATCAGTGACAAGATTTTTGGAACCCTTTATTACCAAGAGCGTGATTTATCAGGCGCTATTTTAGAGGCGATTA
Protein-coding sequences here:
- a CDS encoding glycosyltransferase family 4 protein, which codes for MRIGLFTDTYFPQVSGVATSIRTLKTELEKLGHTVFIFTTTDKDVNRYEDWQIIRIPSVPFFAFKDRRVAYRGFSHALEIARQYQLDIIHTQTEFSLGLLGIWIAKELRIPVVHTYHTQYEDYVHYIAKGMVIRPSMVKYIVRGFMSDLDGVICPSEIVYDLLVNYKIEAEKRVIPTGIELAKFERPEISREDIKKLRFKLGLAEDEIMLLSLSRISYEKNIQAIVEAMPAVLEENDKVKLVIVGDGPYAEDLKELVAKLQIEEAVIFTGMIAPSDTALYYKAADFFISASTSETQGLTYLESLASGTPIIAHGNPYLDNVISDKIFGTLYYQERDLSGAILEAIIATPDMDEQKLADKLYEISAENFGRRVYEFYLDLTISKDFHNELSPEESAAKRLAKTVAYLPGKVISLPINGSVRILKASSKQVKKIRNITKLLE